In Amyelois transitella isolate CPQ chromosome 27, ilAmyTran1.1, whole genome shotgun sequence, a single genomic region encodes these proteins:
- the LOC106140551 gene encoding mitochondrial import receptor subunit TOM20 homolog yields MEISRTTLGIAAGLAGTLFLGYCVYFDQQRRKDPLFKKKLRERRQKAQQNASRSRNLGGPLPDMSDHEAMQRFFLQQIQLGEELLAAGDLEAGVEHLGQAVTVCGQTQQLLSVLQQTMPAPIFHLLLKKLPEVSERLRASMKASGSVLQEEDVE; encoded by the exons ATGGAAATATCTCGTACGACACTCGGTATCGCAGCGGGACTAGCTGGAACATTGTTTCTCGGCTACTGTGTATACTTCGACCAGCAACGTCGTAAGGATCCTCTTTTCAAAAAGAAGTTGAGAGAAC GTAGACAAAAAGCCCAACAGAATGCGTCTAGATCTCGTAACCTTGGCGGACCACTACCAGATATGAGCGATCATGAGGCTATGCAGAGGTTCTTCTTGCAACAG ATCCAACTTGGTGAGGAGTTGCTGGCCGCTGGAGACTTAGAGGCTGGAGTGGAGCATCTCGGGCAAGCGGTCACTGTTTGCGGGCAGACACAACAGTTGCTCAGT GTACTCCAACAAACCATGCCAGCGCCAATATTCCATTTGCTCCTGAAGAAACTTCCAGAAGTTTCGGAGCGCCTCCGCGCTTCCATGAAGGCAAGTGGAAGCGTTCTCCAAGAGGAAGACGTAGAATAG